Part of the Rhipicephalus sanguineus isolate Rsan-2018 chromosome 5, BIME_Rsan_1.4, whole genome shotgun sequence genome is shown below.
gtgctgacgtcacgtcagaccataagttaccatttaagcagtgttgtcgacgtgcctggtacgcccacgatgtgcgcacaactactacacttacagaaacacgtcgatccatgtcgtaacgcttgcctcaaagccaaaaaatgcagcctaGAACTACTCgaggactgcttcgcatgataccgattcccacaaggcgtgggatctgccgactttctttctttctttttaaaatgcgaatgtatttcttagtcggggcatgtcaggtgtctgtcggtgtccgcgcgccggcagacGTTATCTCTCTGCTTTCACTCCCtcttccatagcaacagctgggggcgcgcgcgcttatcctcgcccctagcaaccggagcaggtggtgcgggcggagtagcggagagtgagtggagaggaggagcgcgctctggcgtgtgagggcgctcgcatcgcgggagctcggcggagctcccgcgtgtgtggagagagcgtaggagagggtaggtgcagtgcttcgccgctccttctctcgccggtccctctctctcctccctgcgccccactctcccgtccgctcgctcgcacgtatatataaatggagtgaagtgattactacgccgtgtactctcggcgcaagaaatgcattcgcatttcatcacgattcccttcgtggaggtgggggcatttttttctttctttctttctttccacaaggcgtgggagctgccgtctttctttctttctttctttctttctttctttctttctttctttctttctttctttctttctttctttctttctttctttctttctttctttctttctttctttctttctttcttccaagGTGAATGGAAGCGAAGGATTGATCGTCCTGCATCACCTTCCATTCACCTTGCTCGCGGGCTGACCAATTTCTGCTACATCGTCCCCTGGCCTAATGACCAAAACTCGAAAGCTATCGTTCCTTGTGCTTCGCAAGAATATTTTCTGAACGTCGCCGAGCTCAGATTGACCGTGTGTTCTGAAGAGTAACTATAGAGGCATCCCTTACCGCTAAAGCACGCACACCGCGGTTGTTTTTGTGGCAGTGCATGTCGTCGTCATGTATGtggcctttttttctttcatttttttatttgaacatcCCCTAGCAGGTCTTAGTTTTTACTGAAGTCGATTTTGCCGTGTTCTCTGGGCTGTATACATGGTCCCTTGCGTGTTCTGTATGTTAATCTTGATTTTTGACTCCTCGTCAGAGTATTTGCCTTTCTGCCTGCTAGCGCGCCTGGCATCGATGGAACTGTGTTTGCTGCTTTCATGATTTGTGTATTTTTATGTAAGTGCGCCTAATTTATTTATTGACAGTTTTCAGAACTGCTTTAAAGGACTGAAAGAAGCAGGCAAGTTAAGCGGCTGCGGCATTTGCTGGAAAGTCTGGTCTCGGCGCACTCGCTTACCATACCGATCAGGGTCTGCTCAACGTAAGCTGATTACCAATGCTGGCACTGCGTCACCGCTTTTTGTAGGCCTTTTAAAACGTCGGAATACAGTTAATGTATCTTTTCATTGCGACTGCACAGCTTTATACGCGTTGACTGTTCTCGTACCGTCAGTGTCACGCTGATTATTTGTATTCTCCTATGTACCTTTGTGGCAGGCCGGAGCACCTCTAGAAGTCAAGTAGGGATAAGATTTTCTGACTGCAGCTGCAGTGAGACAAGCACCTGTGCTTGCCGCTTCAGTTTTTTTTACTAGAAGATACAGCATATCACGAAATGAGTTCTTGAAGGATGTCCTTTGCTAGTCTCTGCAATCGGCGGTACTCGGCGACTGGCATCCACATAGTATATACGACGCTAAAGTTTTTATGTTCTTCATTACCATTTTTGATGCCACACCGATGGTTTCTGGTGTCTCAACCCCTTACTTACACCCAACACACATTGGCAAGGGTCGCACGGGCGCATAAAACGACTGCGCGTCAATACCCGAACACACAAATTTAACTTaggacggagtgcggcgagcacTCGATGCATGACTTCATGATGACCGCACGGCTTAGTGAACCTTCGGTGAAAGGACTTGTAGTGTTGCGAAACCGCTACACATTGTGCGCTTGGAAGGTTGGCTTGTTAGAACTTTACGTTGTTatcatcgtcgtcttcatcggtctTTCATGTCCACTGCCCAGGACAAGGGCCTGTCCCAATGGTTTCCAACCCACCCTATCCTGCgggagctgattccattttatgcttcCACATTTCTTAATTTTGTCGCTCCACCTAACCCTTTGCCCTCCTTGGCGTCACTTCCTATCTTTTGGTATCCATTCCGACGTTCTAACTGCCCTTCTAATGACGTGACCTGCCCAGGTCCATTTAGGCTATACCTGTTTGTCCTCTTGAttcactctgctgtcttcctacCTCTTAGATTCACGACCAAGCGGAAGAAAGTCCCAGTTTCGATGTCACCGTCGTTACAACTACGTCGAGTTACGCCTATCTGTGATAGGCTAACTCCGAGAGATATGCGTAACTCTTCTTTTGTAACGACGGCAAAATGAAAAACATTGCATCAAGATTGGGCCTTGCTTCAACTGGGTCTATCTGAAGTGCACGCTACTTGAAGTTTCGTGCTCTTCAGTGTACTGTTAAAAGCGTCGCTTAATCGTCTTTTCGCAGATGCACGTAACAGAACGTGGCGTGGTGCGCGCAGCCATATGGCTCGTTTCGCTCACCGGTTTCCTTTGGCAGACGGGTATCATCCTGAAGATGTATTTCCAGTACCCGTTCTCCGTCACAGTCGTCGAAGAACTGCAGAAGGGAATCATGTTCCCAGCCCTCACCGTCTGCACGGAAAACTGGCAAGTCGACCTACGCAGCCCTTTCCTTTTGTGGTCGTTAGGTGTGGATTATCCAAATCAATGAAATCTTTATTCgcaatgtaatatatatatatacatgggggTACATATACAGCAGGAGGTCCCATAGCACATGGCTGAAAGGGGCCTGTTGGAAAATCACATGTCGATAAGTACAAAAAATGGCAGCAAAGCAACATTAAATAGTCATAACTGTGCAAACTATAGTCATATAGTGAATACATCGGAAAAGGCATCGGTTTCTTTCATTAAACGCGCGCGAGCGAAATATCAATGAAATTTTGAGGTACGTAGTTTAACTATATTATTGGTTCAATATCTCTATCTTTTGTCAAAGGGCGTAGGCGTCGTTTTTATTAGGTGTATACGGTCGGGTACGGGCATACCGTTTGCGAAGTGTTGGGTTTTTACTCTGAATGATTTCTTTCCCATGATCTCCATTATTTTCATACTGAGGTACTCCACGGGACGAATGCCTCTCGAAGCTGTTTACCTGGTTAATTTTGGTCAAGTGAAGTGCGAAAGACGGGGTAGAAATGCGGGGCAGAGAGGGCAGGCGCTCGACTTGTGGATTTTCTTATCACGAAacttcaatcttttttttttcgccctctaTTTCGCACTTCTAGTGCGCGTTCCCCTTCACTATTATTATAGCGAAGTGAATAGCCCACTGACTACCTGCTCTAGACGACGTGCGCAATCTATTCGTTTCTCATTTACTCTCTCTTAAACTCAGTTCAAAGTGGCCACGTTTTATCTGCCACATTCCTGCATCAAAACGTTACGTCAGCTACTTTGCATCCCAATACCCTTAGCAGAGACCTTAGCTTGCTTTGAAGTTCTTTGTTATCCTTGATACCCCTCGGAAAGTTAGTTGGGATACATTACATTAATTATACGCTTTTCGTTTTAATCTCATCACTAGGTCGCTGTTCTCGAATCGGGACTTTCTTTCCACATGCCATTCAGCCAATATTTCTTATGCATTTTTTTCACTTTCGCTGGTAATAGTTAGCCATCTATTCGTATGCAAACTCCTCACTGCTGTGAGAGGCTGCTGTGAATTATAAACTCTTGCGAAACTGTTGACCTTTACTTTCGGCTTCTTGCATAGTAATTAATCTTCTAAGGTAGGCCTTTAGGTATCCATGGGTCAAAATCTCAATCGCTAACCTTAACCAATCAGTCTGTTGCTTTCTTTTAGGATTAACAAGTCTGCCTACTGCACCCTGTTAAAGAACAACTGCGACGATAACTATCAGGTAGGCAAGCAGGAAAAAAGAGAAATTAAGGCATCGTCGCActagtggttccaagcctgaattaagtgcggagctgggcaccctgccttgtttctcttcatttctttctttctttcttcctctctttctctttctatctcttttatgTCTCTGTTttgttctatatctttctctctctgtgtatttcttccctttctctttctcttcggcgcacgtgttgtgggagcgaagatGTGTGGGAGTTGATGTGGGAGCGAAGATGCTGTGGgagcgaagagagcgcgtgtccgtttatgatggtgatgaTAGTCTAGCTCCTGTTCGCTCATCACGGACGAACGGTCGGCTTACACGGCTGTGCTGTTAAAATTTTCTGAGCAAGCTCTTAGATGAGCAGCGATATTGCTGTTCGAGCCGCGTGAAGCTCTTCAAAGCATTTTCCGGGCGTGTAAATAATGAGATATTTTCTAGTAAATTAGCGCGCGCCTACGATTGCTGGACCATGTCATGACACCGGTGGCAAAATCTACTAGCGTTAAATTATTTAGCCCTGCGATTTTGGTGAATGTCGCACGCCTGGCATTTCGCGATAGCATCGCGAGACTGCACGCATTGTACCATATCGCTTGTGGTTTTTTTTCCCTCCTGACATAATCCCAAGCCTCGCCCCGGCCGACTGTCGGTGCTGGTGCACGACCTGGAGGCACAGGACAAGGTGTCCATGTCCGCGGGCGACATGTTTGAATGTTACCTGCGCTCCACCGATCCAACGTGCTCAGCCATCCCCTGCAAAGAGAAGTACGTTAGATGCATTCATGCTGGTGTCACAGTGAGTAAGACATGAGTTTGTTACAAGCATCGATAGTGAGCTCATCGGCGATTACTTGAAAAGGTGTTGCACGCCTCTTTAAAGATTATTCGATGCGTGTTCTAAATTTTGAGCATTCGCACAATCCTACTCTGTGAAGTTAGCGATTGTGGTTGCCAGAAAACGGAAAGAGAAAAACAAGGTAAAGGGACTTTCACACGCAGAAAGTTGATGCCAGCACttcattaaaacaagaaaagaaactgTCACCGTCAATGCTATCGAACGGATATAATATCAGCCGACCATAAACTTTTGAGCTTCTGAGACCGGACACAACGTCAAAAATgctccttgtatttcttcagtaTGAGAACTTGCtgactttaagaaaaaaaaatataaaagcgAAGAAACTGAGCGCTGTGTCTCTGTAGTAATCAAAAGTATGATGATGATATATTgtattttatggcgcaagggaCAGTGGCgaccaaagagcgccaggtcatgtaATCAAAAGTAGTTGAACAAGGGATGTCTCTTGCGGCGATGCTTGGCAAGAAAGCTTGTCTTCCCGATTTGTGACCCTATAGAGCTTGCCCTAAAAGGAAAGGGAACTTGCCCTAAGGAGTTCAAGTTTCCTTTCCGGCACTGTTGCTGCGGGGACGTTCTTCGATGGGCCCCAGCTGATTACTTCAAGTCTGTAAAGTTGTATACCTCTGTATATCTAAATCTTGACTATACCTGTATACCTCTCTGAACGCAGCATAATGCGCACGTACTTCCGCCGCCCGAACCACATGTGTTACACCCTGGACCTGATAGAATACGCAGAACATGGGAGCACATTTCTCCAGTGCAAGGCGCCTTGGACGTGGGGTGAGTCGGTGATGTACCACGCTCGAACAACGAAGCTCGCGTTGTCATGTGAATGGTGTGTAACATAAAAAGGAAAATTCTCTCACTAGACGATCAGATGATCTTATCCGAACGAACGATCGTCGTACATAAAGAAGAATGACGTATTATAGCGATGGTTGTAGgcagatttcttttcttttttattcagcCTTTCAGTGATTCTTGTACAGAATCTTTCCGAAGCTAAGCTGACATATGACTGAAGTATCAAGCTTTTCGTGCCTGTTAAATGCATACGTTGGAACATTGTTTAATGTACTACATTGAGGTTCATGTGGCAGCATCAACACAATGTGTGTagttttagtttttttctttccttttttttacagagaacatttctattttcattttgcCCCTTTAGTCTCCTATCTACTTTTATAGTGTCCAATCTCGCTCAGACTTCTAGGAATAAAGCCGTCAATCATACGTAGGCATTAACCACTCGGCATTACTTCACTACAGTGTactacaaaaaagaaagcaacgtGACATGAGTATGTCGTGATTTAACGAAACAGAAGTgagcagcacagaaaaaaaaggtacGGTAAAACACATCAGCCAGAGGCAAAACGGAACATAGATCTGGAACAAGCCGAAAAGTCGAGCAAATTAGTAAAGGTATACATGTTATGCAATGACGAGCGCACAAACGCAGGCAAAAAGCAATCGAGCAGGACAACGCAAACCAGCGTTTGTGCTACCTGGTTTTCTCTTTTCGTCCATACTTTCAAGCCTGCCTTTTAGACTCGTGGAATtgagatgctgtgatttcctaTCTGCGTCGATGACGCTCGATGCTTGCTGACGCTCTTATGCTTGCTGCTTAGTTACGACAGgtacttcattcattcattcattcattcattcattcattcattcattcattcattcattcattcattcattcattcattcattcatttagaGCTCGAACTGAATGCGCACTGGAGCACACGAACGTCGGCGGCCATCGAAGACTCGAACAGGTTTCCTGTGATTGTGCACAGACCTGAGACATGCCCCCCAGACAAGCTGTCGGCTATCGTGGGAGAGACCGGTGTCGAATACGTTCTCTCTGTGACGCAGGTGCGTGCAAttttgtcgtcactgaaggaatGTGGGCtgtagaacacacacacacacacacacacacacacacacacacacacacacacacacacacacacaacacacacacacacacacacacacacacacacacacacacacacacacacacgcacgcacgcacgcacgcacgcacacgcgcacgcgcacgcacacgcacgcgcacacacacacacacacacacacacacacacacacacacacacacacacacacacacacacgcacacatgcgtgtctgtgtgtgttcaaTTTCTTAAATACACATTGGGATAGCTGTCTACTCATACAATCTACGCCTGTCCTCCCCTCTGTGTGAAATtactaaacaacaacaaaaacaacatgtGTTACAATGAGTAACACATGCGGAAGGGCCACTTTTATTTGTAACATGTTGATTCTTCTTAAACTAAATAAAAAACATGCTAGTGGTATGTAACGTTCTCAATAAAAATAAGTACATTTGACAAATTTAATCAGTTCTATTCTACCGAGTACAATGGAAAATATTCTAATGAGTTGCCTGCACAACCTCTGGAAACATATTGTTGCCTTTTACTCCTGCAGAGTATGCCTGTTATAACGTTTTTTAAAGTCATGTATATATATCCGTTAAACATGAGTCGAAATATACAGCCGCAGATATAGTGCAGGTTTTGTTAATTAGTAGCTCTGACGTGTAACGACTGTGCAATAACCACTTTAACGAGGCAGACGAATAACATGGCCTAAataacagcaagaaaaaaaaaagctttgtggcTGCTCTGTCATATTGTACACCCATTACGTCAAAACAGCCAAATTCTCACCCGTGTACACGACACCTTCTTCAATACATTGATATTCTTCAACTCGCGAACAGCAAACGGTGAAGCGCTTGCCACCACCTTATGCGTCCAAGTGCACTGACTACGCAAGGCATGGAAAGAGCAGGGCGTATGGTGGATACTTAAATCAAGACGTGAGTGTCAAACATCGTAAACGCACGGCATGTGATTTcttcacttcctttttttttttttatcggagaGATGCATACGCAGATATTATGAAAATAATTTTGTGCCCGATTCTTGTCACTTATACATCGTTTCACATTAACTGACACAAATACTAAATCTGTTTTTCGACCGTCGTTACCAGCTAGCATTGTATAACTTCTTTTTACTCATTTTATTTGCTATTTGCTTAGTCTCCTTCCATCACGCAATATTCCTTCTGGAGCCTTcgaggtaaataaataaataaataaataaataaataaataaataaataaataaataaatacttgttCGCGCTCTAATATTTCATTTCGTTACTGCCCTCCTACAAGGATCGTGGATACAGTCAAGACATTTAACGAGCTTTCAGGCAATATTCATTTAAAAAATTCtccaaaaaaagaaacgtcaaaTTGAATTAAGTTGCATTCTTTCCAAATTCCCACTTCAGGctcccaataaaaaaaaaagggcattTAATCCGTGACAAGCAATGTTTAATTtcgttttccttatttttttattctttctaaaAAATCATTTCTAGACTCCTCTCGCTGCGTAATCAGTTTCTACTATAGGTGACATGAAACGGAATGCTTCGAGGTATTAACTGCCAGCTCAGCATCTACAGAGTTCTGTTTCACTGCCATGTCTATAGTCCGAGATTGTTGGTTGTTTCCAGACTTGTTTTCAGGATTGTGAAATGAGGCTCCAAGCAAAACACTGCGGCTGCGTGGACCCTGCGCTTGCTTTCGCTGGTGCTTTTGGAGCTAGGGCATGTGAACCGGGCGCCGCCGGTAAGGAGCAAAATTTTCTGTAAAGGAATCTC
Proteins encoded:
- the LOC119394620 gene encoding degenerin-like protein asic-2 — encoded protein: MHVTERGVVRAAIWLVSLTGFLWQTGIILKMYFQYPFSVTVVEELQKGIMFPALTVCTENWINKSAYCTLLKNNCDDNYQPRPGRLSVLVHDLEAQDKVSMSAGDMFECYLRSTDPTCSAIPCKENIMRTYFRRPNHMCYTLDLIEYAEHGSTFLQCKAPWTWELELNAHWSTRTSAAIEDSNRFPVIVHRPETCPPDKLSAIVGETGVEYVLSVTQQTVKRLPPPYASKCTDYARHGKSRAYGGYLNQDTCFQDCEMRLQAKHCGCVDPALAFAGAFGARACEPGAAEVCVASLSKNNTFKPCHKKCRAPCMDTAYDVRLTGMGVASFKLLTSDEAKLFGLTVKFSSDTQKIFVYEPNLTIVEAFGYMGGYLGMWLGFSLLSILKGLEENILDFFFGSDRVTSIKIPRNATKQDAIHTSRLLNHRVRALGMGPY